In Verrucomicrobiota bacterium, a single genomic region encodes these proteins:
- a CDS encoding tetratricopeptide repeat protein, with protein sequence MASPSRRKAGRGDEALSLADGLVQTHPLLASSWNSRGIVRLGRDRFEPAIQGFERALSLDPKPRDAGLNRAVALREAGRLADAIAAHRSSLAESPEDPFHHWNLGFCLMLDGVYESAWEHMAWRREMPDGSPSNDRLFTPPWEGDPLRGRTLLLQAEQGLGDTLQFARYLPAALQRAQGRVVLECPDALRSLLGNFPNVELHRRGSNPTPHHVHLPLMCLPRILRLPHPSQVPPVGYLGWPEAKPDTAHSPQARVGLVWAGNPRFANDRRRSLHLATLLPLLR encoded by the coding sequence GTGGCAAGCCCATCGCGCAGGAAAGCTGGACGAGGGGACGAAGCGCTTTCGCTGGCTGATGGACTGGTGCAAACCCATCCCCTCCTCGCCTCAAGCTGGAATAGCCGCGGAATTGTCCGGTTGGGGCGAGATCGTTTCGAACCCGCAATTCAAGGTTTCGAACGCGCTCTCTCGCTTGACCCCAAACCTCGCGACGCGGGCCTGAATCGCGCGGTGGCGCTCCGGGAAGCGGGACGATTGGCGGACGCCATCGCGGCCCATCGGTCGTCCTTGGCCGAATCTCCAGAGGATCCTTTCCACCACTGGAATTTGGGTTTCTGCCTCATGCTCGATGGAGTCTACGAGTCCGCCTGGGAACACATGGCTTGGCGGCGGGAGATGCCCGACGGATCACCCTCAAACGACCGACTCTTCACTCCGCCATGGGAGGGCGATCCATTGCGCGGACGCACCTTGCTCCTCCAAGCCGAACAAGGACTGGGCGACACCCTCCAATTCGCCCGATACTTGCCGGCTGCCCTCCAGCGAGCTCAAGGACGCGTGGTCCTGGAATGTCCCGATGCCTTGCGCTCGCTGCTCGGCAACTTTCCGAACGTCGAACTTCATCGGCGCGGTTCCAACCCGACCCCACACCACGTTCATTTGCCCTTGATGTGCCTGCCGCGCATTCTTCGGCTGCCGCATCCGAGCCAAGTGCCTCCGGTGGGATATCTCGGCTGGCCCGAGGCGAAACCAGACACGGCCCATTCCCCCCAGGCACGCGTGGGCTTGGTCTGGGCGGGCAATCCGCGCTTCGCCAATGACCGCCGGCGGTCGCTTCACCTCGCCACTTTGCTGCCTCTTCTCCGTTAG
- a CDS encoding tetratricopeptide repeat protein: MNSAPTPSREDLVAELLAAAEACPERPEAWRVLSLLFLQAGNLARARTYAARALRTGPILAENWIALGMVHQAQGQLTRAEKSYRKALHLNPDLPEAWFNLGNTLHAQHRWEEAVRCFEHAGERAPRETAILTNHVGALSRLGQWNGAIDLFNQALELQPENALAQWNRAQASLALGWYDAGWVDYEARWNVPGLVKLGRSYDRPRWTQNVQSRGTIVLAAEQGFGDSIQFARYSSALARMGWNVIVDAPSPLKDLLALAPGVQRAVAWDEPLPDHDFWIPMAGAAGALFDTDAFGNAEGYLRGCLVGHEIARPP; the protein is encoded by the coding sequence ATGAATTCTGCTCCAACCCCCTCTCGCGAAGACCTCGTGGCCGAACTCCTGGCGGCCGCCGAGGCCTGCCCGGAACGGCCCGAAGCCTGGCGCGTGCTTTCCCTCCTTTTCCTTCAAGCCGGCAATCTTGCGCGAGCCCGAACCTACGCCGCTCGCGCCCTGCGCACCGGTCCGATCCTCGCCGAAAACTGGATCGCGCTGGGGATGGTGCACCAAGCCCAGGGACAATTGACCCGCGCTGAAAAATCCTACCGCAAGGCGCTGCATCTCAACCCCGATCTGCCCGAGGCTTGGTTCAATCTGGGGAACACCCTTCATGCGCAGCATCGTTGGGAGGAAGCGGTTCGCTGCTTCGAACACGCCGGCGAACGGGCGCCACGCGAAACGGCCATCCTGACGAATCACGTAGGCGCATTGTCAAGACTGGGGCAATGGAATGGGGCGATTGACCTCTTCAATCAAGCGCTTGAGCTGCAGCCTGAAAATGCCCTCGCCCAATGGAACCGCGCTCAAGCCAGCCTCGCGTTGGGCTGGTACGATGCCGGTTGGGTCGATTACGAAGCCCGCTGGAATGTTCCTGGCCTGGTGAAACTGGGACGTTCCTATGACCGTCCGCGCTGGACGCAAAATGTTCAATCTCGCGGCACCATCGTCCTGGCCGCAGAACAGGGGTTTGGCGATTCCATCCAGTTCGCGCGCTACTCCTCCGCCCTCGCCCGAATGGGTTGGAACGTCATCGTGGACGCACCCAGCCCCTTGAAGGACTTGCTCGCTCTTGCGCCCGGGGTCCAGCGGGCCGTTGCTTGGGACGAACCATTGCCGGACCACGATTTTTGGATACCGATGGCCGGGGCCGCGGGCGCCTTGTTCGACACCGACGCATTTGGCAACGCGGAAGGTTATCTGCGCGGGTGCTTGGTAGGCCATGAAATCGCACGCCCTCCTTAA